A window from Macaca nemestrina isolate mMacNem1 chromosome 8, mMacNem.hap1, whole genome shotgun sequence encodes these proteins:
- the LOC105477149 gene encoding solute carrier family 7 member 13, with product MDRGKKIQLKRVFGYCWGTSFLLINIIGAGIFVSPKGVLAYSCMNVGVSLCVWAGCAVLAMTSTLCSAEISISFPCSGAQYYFLKRYFGSTVAFLNLWTSLFLGSGVVAGQALLLAEYSIQPFFPSCSVPKLPKKCLALAMLWIVGILTSRGVKAVTWLQMASSVLKVSVLSFISLTGVVFLVRGKKENVQRFQNAFDAEFPDISHLIQAIFQGYFAYSGGGCFTLIAGELKKPRTTIPKCIFTALPLVTVVYLLVNISYLTVLTPREILSSDAVAITWANRVFPSLAWIMPFAISTSLFSNLLISIFKSSRPIYLASQEGQLPLLFNTLNSHSSPFTAVLLLVTLGSLAIILTSLIDLINYIFFTNSLWSILLMIGILRRRYQEPNLSIPYKVFLPFPLTTIVIDVGLVVIPLVKSPNVHYVYVLLLVLSGLLFYIPLMHFKIRLAWFEKMTCYLQLLFNICLPDTSEEQMSEVQTVKK from the exons ATGGATAGAGGGAAGAAAATACAGCTCAAGAGAGTGTTTGGATATTGCTGGGGCACAAGTTTTTTACTTATTAATATCATTGGTGCAGGAATTTTTGTGTCCCCCAAAGGTGTGTTGGCATACTCTTGCATGAACGTGGGAGTCTCCTTGTGCGTTTGGGCTGGCTGTGCCGTACTGGCCATGACATCAACTCTTTGCTCTGCAGAGATAAGTATAAGCTTCCCATGCAGTGGAGCTCAATACTACTTTCTCAAGAGATACTTTGGCTCCACAGTTGCTTTCTTGAATCTCTGGACATCCTTGTTTCTGGGGTCAGGGGTAGTTGCTGGCCAAGCTCTGCTCCTTGCTGAGTACAGCATCCAGCCTTTTTTCCCCAGCTGCTCTGTCCCAAAGCTGCCAAAGAAATGTCTGGCATTGGCCATGTTGTGGATTGTAGGAATTCTGACTTCTCGTGGTGTGAAAGCAGTGACTTGGCTTCAGATGGCTAGCTCGGTGCTGAAAGTGTCCGTACTGAGTTTCATTTCCCTAACTGGAGTAGTGTTCCTGGTAAGAGGGAAAAAGGAGAATGTACAACGGTTTCAGAATGCTTTTGATGCTGAATTTCCAgatatctctcaccttatacaagcCATCTTCCAAGGATATTTTGCATATTCAGGCGGGGGATGCTTTACACTTATAGCAG GGGAGCTGAAGAAACCCAGAACAACAATTCCCAAATGCATATTTACTGCGTTACCTCTGGTGACTGTAGTTTATTTACTGGTTAACATTTCCTATCTGACTGTTCTTACACCCAGGGAAATTCTCTCTTCAG ATGCTGTAGCTATCACATGGGCTAATCGAGTTTTTCCCTCATTGGCATGGATTATGCCTTTTGCTATTTCTACCTCATTATTTAGCAACCTTCTGATTTCTATATTTAAATCATCGAGACCAATATATCTTGCAAGCCAAGAGGGCCAGCTGCCTTTGCTATTTAATACACTTAATAGTCACTCCTCTCCATTTACAGCTGTGCTGCTGCTTGTCACTTTGGGATCCCTTGCAATTATCTTAACAAGTCTAATTGATTtgataaactatatttttttCACGAATTCATTATGGTCTATATTATTAATGATAGGAATATTAAGGCGGAGATACCAGGAACCCAATCTATCTATACCTTATAAG GTGTTTCTGCCATTTCCATTAACCACAATAGTCATCGACGTGGGCTTGGTTGTGATACCATTGGTAAAGTCTCCAAATGTGCATTATGTCTACGTGCTTCTGTTAGTTCTCAGCGGATTACTATTTTACATAcctttaatgcattttaaaataagattggCTTGGTTTGAGAAGATGACTTGCTATTTACAATTACTATTTAATATTTGCCTCCCTGATACGTCTGAGGAACAGATGTCAGAAGTGCAAACTGTTAAAAAATAG